A single genomic interval of Ruminococcus sp. NK3A76 harbors:
- a CDS encoding ABC transporter substrate-binding protein, with amino-acid sequence MKKKKILPLLLAAAITLASCSVSEAGSSASGSAGGSANNASGDYKYGKIDIPGKDGALCGAPIYIAYENGYFAEEGFDVNLISADFETRKIGLNNGSIPIVNGDFQFFPSIENGIDVKVVDGLHEGCIKFAVRPDSDIDSVDDLKGKKIGVDEIGGTPHQVASLWLENAGISADPSKGDVTFLPYSDGNLEFEALANGEIDVAALWDPLGSIHEKAGDVKILFDLGKDPYFADHFCCFLYASNKVLEENPDEVAALLRAYRKAQEWLYEHPEEAVDIIVNKNYASIEDKDLAVELIKSYGFPSAAEHDENWDSHVQSDVKYFVDGLSSIGYLQSDPGEFADKIYQKVDVNK; translated from the coding sequence ATGAAAAAGAAAAAGATACTACCATTATTACTCGCAGCTGCTATCACACTCGCTTCCTGCTCGGTAAGCGAGGCCGGCAGCAGTGCATCAGGCAGCGCCGGCGGCAGCGCAAACAACGCAAGCGGCGACTACAAATACGGCAAGATAGATATCCCCGGCAAGGACGGCGCACTTTGCGGCGCACCTATATACATAGCCTATGAAAACGGCTACTTCGCTGAGGAGGGCTTTGACGTGAACCTTATCTCGGCTGACTTTGAGACAAGGAAGATAGGCCTTAACAACGGATCTATCCCGATAGTGAACGGTGACTTCCAGTTCTTCCCGTCGATAGAGAACGGTATTGACGTCAAGGTAGTAGACGGTCTGCACGAGGGCTGCATCAAGTTTGCAGTAAGACCTGATTCGGACATCGACTCGGTAGATGACCTCAAGGGCAAAAAGATAGGCGTTGACGAGATTGGCGGCACTCCTCATCAGGTGGCCTCACTCTGGCTCGAAAACGCCGGCATCTCGGCAGACCCTTCCAAGGGAGATGTGACATTCCTCCCCTATTCAGACGGCAACCTTGAATTCGAGGCTCTGGCAAACGGCGAGATAGACGTAGCAGCCCTCTGGGATCCGCTCGGCTCTATCCACGAGAAGGCAGGAGATGTAAAGATACTCTTTGACCTCGGCAAGGACCCATACTTCGCAGATCACTTCTGCTGCTTCCTCTATGCATCAAACAAGGTGCTTGAAGAAAACCCCGATGAGGTAGCTGCACTGCTTCGTGCATACCGCAAGGCTCAGGAATGGCTCTATGAGCACCCTGAGGAAGCAGTTGACATCATCGTCAACAAAAACTACGCATCAATTGAGGATAAGGATCTTGCTGTAGAGCTTATCAAGAGCTACGGCTTCCCCTCGGCAGCAGAGCATGACGAGAACTGGGACAGCCACGTTCAGAGCGATGTCAAGTATTTCGTAGACGGCCTTTCAAGCATCGGCTATCTGCAAAGTGACCCCGGTGAATTTGCCGACAAGATCTATCAGAAGGTAGACGTAAACAAGTA
- a CDS encoding aminotransferase class I/II-fold pyridoxal phosphate-dependent enzyme, with product MAELRFDTKKIKAGYSPLDNNQAISPPIYQTAAYDFKSTEHAQNLFTYKEAGYLYTRVGNPTVTYFAERVKALDGAKNAVAVGSGMAAISYTLLNLASKGGTILASPYLYGGTIDAFDRLFPELGIKIKLTDAVLDPEKLDKEITDDVKAIYVESISNPNAYLLDIDSISEVAHKHGVPVVVDNTLATPYLYRPLEHGADIVVYSATKALTGHGNIIAGLILDNGDMSLYTKEKYPQFYEPIVMLKGKAPADIFPDNFFIFRATLVYLNLLGAALSPQDAYLGIIGLETLSERVAKQSSNAAKIAAYLESSPAVEWVRHPSLASYKFKALADKHLTNGGGGVLSFGIKGTPEQEAAFLNNINLFHYHVNLGDARSLIVDSPNTTHSELDEDEFKLADIPSNLIRISAGLEDADDLIADLEQAFKAAGLL from the coding sequence ATGGCAGAACTAAGATTTGACACCAAAAAGATAAAGGCAGGCTACAGCCCGCTCGACAACAACCAGGCGATATCGCCCCCGATATACCAGACAGCAGCTTACGACTTCAAGAGCACAGAGCACGCACAGAACCTTTTCACATATAAGGAAGCAGGCTATCTCTACACAAGAGTAGGCAACCCGACAGTGACCTACTTCGCAGAGAGAGTAAAGGCTTTAGACGGTGCAAAGAATGCTGTGGCAGTCGGCTCGGGCATGGCGGCTATCTCCTACACACTTTTAAACCTCGCATCAAAGGGCGGCACGATACTTGCTTCCCCCTACCTCTACGGCGGCACGATAGATGCATTTGACAGGCTCTTCCCTGAGCTGGGCATAAAGATAAAGCTCACAGATGCAGTTCTCGACCCCGAAAAGCTCGATAAAGAGATAACAGACGATGTAAAGGCTATATATGTAGAGAGCATCTCAAACCCGAACGCTTATCTGCTTGATATAGACAGCATATCAGAGGTGGCTCACAAGCACGGCGTTCCGGTAGTTGTAGACAACACACTTGCTACACCTTACCTCTACAGACCTTTGGAGCACGGCGCTGATATCGTGGTATACTCAGCAACAAAGGCTCTCACAGGCCACGGCAACATCATCGCAGGCCTTATCCTCGACAACGGCGACATGAGCCTCTACACCAAGGAGAAGTACCCCCAGTTCTACGAGCCGATAGTAATGCTGAAAGGCAAGGCTCCGGCAGATATCTTCCCGGATAACTTCTTCATCTTCAGAGCAACTCTTGTATACCTCAACCTCCTCGGTGCTGCCCTCTCTCCGCAGGACGCATATCTCGGCATCATCGGCCTTGAAACGCTTTCTGAAAGAGTTGCAAAGCAGAGCAGCAACGCCGCAAAGATAGCAGCATACCTCGAAAGCTCGCCGGCAGTAGAGTGGGTACGCCACCCGAGCCTTGCAAGCTACAAGTTCAAGGCACTTGCCGACAAGCACCTGACAAACGGCGGCGGCGGAGTTCTCAGCTTCGGCATCAAGGGCACCCCCGAGCAGGAAGCCGCTTTCCTCAACAACATAAACCTCTTCCACTATCACGTTAACTTAGGCGATGCACGTTCACTGATAGTTGACTCACCCAACACCACACATTCCGAGCTCGACGAGGACGAATTCAAGCTCGCAGATATCCCCTCTAACCTTATCCGCATATCTGCCGGCCTTGAAGATGCTGATGACCTCATAGCTGACCTTGAACAGGCATTCAAGGCAGCAGGGCTTTTATAA
- a CDS encoding LysR family transcriptional regulator translates to MTLQQINYALMISEYGSMNRAAEKLGISQPTLTSAVRELEKEIGCEVFLRTHKGAVPTAEGEEFLQSVGQLYRQYELVCEKFLDKDKKRKFGVSTQHYSFAVSAFIETVRQFGTLEFEFAVRETETLNIIKDVGTLKSEIGVLYISNYNRKPITKLLEENELAFTGLIKCRAYVYMWKGHPLAGESSIGLEQLEPYPCLSFEQNGQNGYLFAEEILSENIYPRMIKATDRAAMGELMKELNGYTLCSGILCEEMNGTDYVVVPFREDADNHNSIMEIGYIHKKHGTLSEIGKRYIEELRKSLAKNASPDPELDDAE, encoded by the coding sequence ATGACGCTGCAGCAGATAAACTATGCGCTGATGATAAGTGAATACGGCTCGATGAACAGGGCGGCTGAAAAGCTCGGTATTTCGCAGCCGACGCTGACGAGCGCTGTGAGAGAGCTTGAAAAGGAGATAGGCTGCGAAGTCTTCCTGCGCACCCACAAGGGCGCTGTTCCCACCGCCGAGGGGGAGGAGTTTTTGCAGAGCGTGGGGCAGCTTTACAGGCAGTATGAGCTTGTGTGCGAGAAATTCCTTGACAAGGACAAAAAGCGCAAGTTCGGCGTTTCGACACAGCACTACAGCTTTGCGGTGAGTGCATTTATCGAGACTGTAAGGCAGTTCGGCACGCTGGAATTCGAGTTCGCAGTCAGGGAGACAGAAACGCTCAACATCATAAAAGACGTCGGCACACTCAAAAGCGAGATAGGCGTGCTGTATATTAGTAACTACAACCGCAAGCCCATAACCAAGCTGCTTGAAGAAAATGAGCTTGCCTTTACCGGGCTTATAAAGTGCAGGGCGTATGTCTATATGTGGAAAGGGCACCCTCTTGCCGGCGAGAGCTCGATAGGCCTTGAACAGCTTGAGCCCTACCCTTGTCTTTCATTCGAGCAGAACGGCCAGAACGGTTATCTCTTTGCTGAGGAGATACTTAGCGAGAACATCTACCCCCGAATGATAAAGGCCACCGACCGTGCGGCTATGGGCGAGCTGATGAAGGAGCTAAACGGCTATACCCTATGCTCGGGCATACTCTGCGAGGAGATGAACGGCACCGACTATGTGGTAGTGCCTTTCCGTGAAGATGCTGATAACCACAACAGCATAATGGAGATAGGCTACATACACAAAAAACACGGAACACTCAGCGAGATAGGAAAGAGGTATATCGAGGAGCTCAGAAAAAGCCTTGCCAAAAACGCAAGCCCCGACCCGGAGCTTGATGATGCAGAATAG
- a CDS encoding cyclase family protein yields MKIIDISQEVFSCKVFPGDDQPVMERAMSTADGDVCNLTNLAMCAHNGTHIDAPFHFLTEGKTVDEMGLVPYVGMCYVARHEGDVTAANAKSIMKKARAAKADKRILIAGKATVTAEAARVFAQSGILLLGNESQTVGPENAPKEVHLILLGRGITLLEGIVLDKVTEGSYFLSAAPLNLGGCDGAPCRAYLLRK; encoded by the coding sequence ATGAAGATAATAGATATCTCGCAGGAGGTGTTTTCCTGCAAGGTCTTCCCGGGGGACGATCAGCCTGTCATGGAAAGGGCTATGAGCACTGCCGACGGTGATGTCTGCAACCTCACAAACCTTGCCATGTGCGCCCACAACGGCACACATATCGACGCACCCTTCCACTTTCTCACCGAGGGGAAGACTGTCGATGAAATGGGGCTCGTGCCATATGTAGGTATGTGCTATGTCGCAAGGCATGAGGGCGATGTGACAGCTGCAAATGCCAAAAGCATTATGAAAAAAGCCCGTGCCGCAAAGGCTGACAAGCGCATACTCATAGCCGGCAAAGCCACCGTGACCGCCGAGGCAGCGAGAGTATTTGCACAGTCCGGTATACTTCTTCTCGGCAACGAGAGCCAGACGGTAGGCCCTGAAAACGCCCCCAAGGAGGTTCATCTTATCCTGCTCGGGCGTGGGATAACGCTGCTTGAAGGCATAGTGCTTGACAAGGTGACAGAGGGCAGCTATTTTCTGAGTGCAGCGCCCCTGAACTTAGGCGGCTGCGACGGTGCGCCGTGCAGGGCATACCTGCTCAGAAAGTGA
- a CDS encoding DNA mismatch repair protein MutS: MRPETVFEKAPLIDLLYPSNEKRDLARKRYAKTSGQTEQLVNDMMLETLAKLICNSNAYKMQQILTELCDDEETINYRLDIIDDLIGMPELADMLKKIVRILIDNDKENIYKISSPTSFTTLDSAVTSFEAYIECIEYMHEFNERKGNSARSQGVKKMLGFFERCYNDKNYKSLCEDVAELRRTIKNRIKSIVVAINLDEDLKPVSAGIVEVCDKEYIQKPTVLDRIIYHGAKFSDKNVMGALKQRYTYEGNDKNSKDRVVNTYEKALFEELDFITKKYVELIDDALDDYKAIGFKDVYSIEYQLDFYMGIIALIKSARSKGLDMCRPKILAKSERRAVIKGIFDPIYFSEAAIYNISHKEQREVITNDITFDENAGFYILTGANNGGKTTFVRAVGLCQLMAQAGLYVPASECEISPCDMIYTHFPKEEQKGIDASRFTSEIKQFKEISDTITNHSLLLMNESIQSTTPKECVDIAVSLVEVFSMLGVRGVFATHLVDIAPKALKLNDKEGLNTRIESITVSVNESSGKRLYKIVKGLPGDHSYADTIFKKFGLDFEALRKRAKEMNA, translated from the coding sequence ATGAGACCCGAGACAGTTTTTGAAAAAGCACCTCTTATCGACCTTCTCTACCCCTCAAACGAAAAACGTGACTTAGCAAGAAAGCGCTACGCAAAAACAAGCGGCCAGACCGAGCAGCTTGTAAATGACATGATGCTCGAAACGCTTGCAAAGCTGATCTGCAATTCAAACGCTTACAAGATGCAGCAGATACTTACCGAGCTGTGCGATGACGAGGAAACGATAAATTACAGGCTCGACATTATAGATGACCTTATCGGTATGCCGGAGCTTGCTGATATGCTCAAAAAGATAGTGCGCATACTCATAGACAACGATAAGGAGAATATCTACAAGATATCCTCCCCCACCTCGTTCACTACGCTTGATTCGGCAGTCACATCGTTTGAGGCGTATATCGAGTGCATAGAGTATATGCATGAGTTCAACGAGAGAAAGGGAAACAGCGCACGCTCGCAGGGTGTGAAAAAGATGCTCGGCTTCTTTGAGCGCTGCTATAATGACAAGAACTACAAGTCACTCTGCGAGGACGTAGCAGAGCTAAGAAGAACTATCAAAAACAGGATAAAGAGCATAGTCGTCGCAATAAACCTTGATGAAGACCTGAAGCCTGTGTCGGCCGGCATAGTCGAGGTTTGCGACAAGGAATACATCCAGAAGCCCACCGTGCTTGACCGCATAATCTACCACGGCGCAAAGTTCAGCGACAAGAACGTCATGGGCGCACTGAAGCAGCGCTACACCTACGAGGGCAACGACAAAAACAGCAAGGACAGGGTAGTAAACACCTACGAAAAAGCGCTTTTCGAGGAGCTTGATTTTATAACGAAAAAGTATGTCGAGCTCATTGACGATGCGCTTGATGACTACAAGGCCATAGGCTTCAAGGACGTGTACTCGATAGAATATCAGCTCGATTTCTACATGGGCATCATCGCTCTTATAAAAAGCGCACGCTCCAAGGGGCTTGATATGTGCCGCCCGAAGATACTTGCAAAAAGCGAGCGCCGTGCTGTCATAAAGGGGATATTTGACCCCATTTATTTCAGCGAGGCGGCTATCTACAACATATCCCACAAGGAGCAGCGTGAGGTCATAACCAATGACATCACCTTTGATGAGAACGCAGGCTTCTACATTCTCACAGGTGCAAACAACGGCGGCAAGACGACCTTTGTGCGTGCTGTGGGGCTTTGCCAGCTCATGGCGCAGGCAGGGCTCTATGTTCCGGCGAGCGAGTGCGAGATATCCCCATGCGATATGATATACACCCACTTCCCAAAGGAGGAGCAGAAGGGGATAGATGCTTCACGCTTTACGAGCGAGATAAAGCAGTTCAAGGAGATATCAGACACTATCACCAATCACAGCCTGCTGCTTATGAACGAATCTATCCAGAGCACCACCCCGAAGGAATGCGTCGATATCGCCGTGTCGCTGGTCGAGGTATTCTCGATGCTCGGTGTCAGGGGCGTTTTTGCAACGCACCTTGTCGATATCGCACCCAAGGCGCTTAAGCTGAACGACAAGGAAGGGCTCAACACCAGGATAGAGAGCATCACCGTGTCTGTCAATGAGAGCTCGGGCAAGCGGCTTTACAAGATAGTCAAAGGCCTGCCGGGAGATCACAGCTACGCTGACACGATTTTCAAGAAGTTCGGGCTTGATTTTGAAGCGCTGAGAAAGCGTGCAAAAGAAATGAATGCATAA